From a region of the Arachis ipaensis cultivar K30076 chromosome B09, Araip1.1, whole genome shotgun sequence genome:
- the LOC107617657 gene encoding GTP cyclohydrolase 1, whose translation MGCLDEGHFNGELENELSIGLGEVGFDEERVAAIGDAVKLLLQGLGEDVNREGLRKTPLRVAKALLEGTRGYRQKVNEIVGDALFPEAGLDNNRIGHAGGAGGLVVVRDLDHFSYCESCLLPFQIKCHVGYVPSGKRVLGLSKLSRVTDVFAKRLQEPQRLADEVCLGLQQGIKPAGVAVILQCRHLHFPDIESIFLESNHQRWVNVIVSSGSGVFGNKSADVWTDFFGLLKFRDIDIENVRPRGSSDQCWCPSVSSLSAKVSSKIVPLNPAMVTAVSSILKSLGEDPMRKELAATPSQYVKWLLNFQSIDMDVKLNGTLSGGLNPLNSNLEVNSNNKQICSELNLPFWSQCEHHLLPFHGVVHIGYFLSEGFTCIGKSLLQSIVHFYGFKLQLQEQLTRQIAETISPLLGGNVIVVVEASHTCMISRGIEKFGSSTSTIAVLGHFSTDRAARAAFLQSIPTPTYCEGQ comes from the exons ATGGGCTGTTTGGATGAGGGGCATTTCAACGGTGAGCTTGAGAATGAATTGAGTATTGGACTTGGTGAAGTTGGTTTTGATGAAGAGCGTGTTGCTGCCATTGGTGATGCTGTGAAGCTTCTCTTGCAAGGTCTTGGTGAAGATGTAAACAGGGAAGGTCTTAGAAAGACGCCTCTTCGTGTCGCCAAAGCCCTCCTTGAAGGAACCAGAG GTTACAGACAAAAGGTGAATGAAATCGTTGGCGATGCTTTGTTCCCCGAAGCTGGTCTGGACAATAATAGAATCGGTCATGCAGGGGGTGCAGGCGGACTTGTGGTAGTCCGTGATCTGGATCATTTTTCCTATTGTGAATCATGCTTGCTACCATTCCAAATCAAGTGTCATGTCGGTTATGTCCCTTCTGGAAAACGAGTGTTGGGTTTAAGCAAACTTTCTCGTGTGACCGATGTATTTGCTAAACGACTCCAAGAGCCACAACGTCTGGCAGATGAAGTGTGTTTGGGTTTGCAACAGGGAATAAAGCCAGCAGGTGTTGCAGTGATACTTCAGTGTAGACATTTACACTTTCCAGATATAGAATCAATCTTTCTTGAGTCAAACCACCAAAGGTGGGTGAATGTGATTGTCTCTTCAGGTTCTGGAGTTTTTGGAAACAAAAGTGCAGATGTTTGGACCGATTTCTTTGGCCTACTTAAATTTCGAGATATAGATATTGAAAATGTTCGTCCTAGAGGATCATCTGACCAATGCTGGTGTCCATCTGTGTCTTCTCTTTCTGCTAAAGTTTCGTCAAAAATTGTACCTCTCAATCCTGCAATGGTCACAGCTGTATCTTCAATTCTAAAATCACTGGGAGAAGATCCGATGCGGAAGGAACTTGCGGCAACTCCTAGCCAATATGTGAAATGGTTGTTGAATTTCCAAAGCATTGACATGGATGTGAAGTTGAACGGTACTCTTTCTGGTGGCCTAAACCCTCTGAACTCCAATTTGGAAGTAAACTCCAACAACAAACAAATATGCTCTGAGCTGAACTTGCCCTTTTGGTCGCAGTGCGAGCATCATCTACTTCCATTTCATGGAGTTGTTCACATAGGATACTTCCTTTCCGAAGGCTTCACTTGCATCGGAAAATCCCTTTTGCAATCAATTGTACATTTTTATGGTTTCAAGCTCCAGCTTCAGGAACAGCTTACAAGGCAGATAGCTGAAACCATTTCGCCATTGTTAGGTGGAAATGTAATAGTAGTTGTAGAGGCCAGCCATACATGCATGATCTCTAGGGGAATTGAGAAGTTTGGAAGTAGCACATCTACCATTGCTGTATTAGGACACTTCTCAACTGACCGCGCTGCAAGGGCTGCATTCTTGCAAAGTATTCCTACTCCTACATATTGCGAAGGGCAATAG
- the LOC107617659 gene encoding 1-deoxy-D-xylulose 5-phosphate reductoisomerase, chloroplastic, whose amino-acid sequence MALNLPSPAQVKPFFFASDSPKLPGSFSLKRKENETTVERRICCSVQSPAPAWPGTAIPDPNAKVWDGPKPISILGSTGSIGTQTLNIVAEFPDRFKVVGLAAGSNVTLLADQIKTFKPELVALRNESLIGELKEAIADSDHKPEIVAGEQGVIEVARHPDAATVVTGIVGCAGLKPTVAAIEAGKDIALANKETMIAGGAFVLPLAHKHNIKILPADSEHSAIFQCIQGLPKGALRKVILTGSGGAFREWPKEKMKEIKLADALKHPIWSLGRKITIDSATLFNKGLEVIEAHYLFGAEYDDIEIVIHPQSIIHGMIETQDSSVISQLGLPDMRLPLLYTLSWPERVPCSEVTWPRLDLSKYGSLTFQAPDTDKFPSVNLCYAAGRAGGTMTGVLSAANEKAVELFVEEKITYLDIFKVVELTCEAHQKELVPSPSLEEILHYDQWARQYAAGLQIASSI is encoded by the exons ATGGCTCTGAACTTGCCCTCTCCAGCGCAAGTGAAGCCCTTCTTTTTCGCTTCTGATTCCCCAAAGCTTCCAG GAAGCTTTTCtttgaagagaaaagaaaatgagaCAACAGTAGAAAGAAGAATATGTTGCTCAGTGCAATCACCAGCACCAGCATGGCCAGGAACTGCTATTCCTGATCCTAATGCTAAAGTATGGGATGGACCAAAACCAATTTCTATCTTAGGATCTACAGGTTCAATTGGAACCCAG ACACTGAATATAGTGGCTGAGTTTCCGGATAGATTTAAAGTGGTGGGGCTTGCAGCTGGTTCAAATGTTACTCTTCTTGCTGATCAG ATAAAAACATTTAAGCCTGAACTTGTTGCTCTTAGAAATGAGTCTCTAATTGGTGAACTCAAAGAGGCTATTGCTGATTCCGATCACAAACCTGAAATCGTCGCCGGAGAACAAGGAGTCATTGAG gtTGCTCGCCACCCTGATGCAGCCACTGTAGTTACAGGAATAGTTGGTTGCGCAGGATTAAAG CCAACTGTTGCTGCCATAGAAGCAGGGAAAGACATAGCATTGGCCAACAAAGAGACAATGATTGCTGGAGGCGCCTTTGTTCTTCCTCTTGCTCACAAACATAACATCAAAATTCTTCCAGCTGATTCAGAACATTCTGCCATCTTTCAG TGTATCCAGGGGTTGCCAAAGGGTGCACTTAGGAAAGTAATTTTGACTGGATCTGGAGGTGCTTTCAG GGAATGGccaaaggaaaagatgaaagaaaTTAAACTTGCTGATGCACTAAAGCATCCTATCTGGAGTTTGGGAAGAAAGATAACTATTGACTCAGCTACCCTTTTCAATAAG GGTCTGGAGGTAATTGAAGCACATTATTTGTTTGGAGCTGAATATGATGATATTGAGATTGTTATTCATCCACAATCTATCATACATGGAATGATTGAAACTCAG gACTCATCTGTTATTTCACAGTTGGGGTTACCAGATATGCGTTTGCCTCTCCTCTACACATTGTCATGGCCAGAAAGAGTCCCTTGTTCTGAAGTAACTTGGCCCCGTCTTGATCTTAGCAA GTATGGTTCCCTAACATTTCAAGCACCAGACACTGATAAGTTCCCATCTGTGAATCTTTGCTATGCTGCTGGACGTGCCGGAGGAACAATGACTGGAGTTCTCAGTGCAGCAAATGAGAAAGCTGTTGAATTATTTGTTGAAGAAAA GATTACCTATCTGGATATTTTCAAGGTTGTGGAGTTAACATGCGAAGCGCATCAGAAAGAATTGGTGCCGTCTCCTTCACTTGAGGAAATCCTTCACTATGACCAGTGGGCGCGACAATATGCTGCTGGTCTGCAAATAGCTTCAAGTATTTGA